Proteins encoded by one window of Methyloterricola oryzae:
- a CDS encoding metallopeptidase TldD-related protein, giving the protein MSFAEQIRPYFRQLADAGFAELKSGEDLNLQLIGEDQTYLRFNDARVRQATGVRQANLSVNFQACSRKLSFAFDLTGHLDQDSAILDSLLRRARKESQVLPEDPYVVSMQDHGTSEEVHLGRLPDPESVAEFVARYSGGTGFTGLFASGPQFRAVCNSSGMDHWFSSESFFLDYSLFTRNDSGEDKAVKNSVSAVEWNQEQVLSGIDADKERLQSLERPTHALAPGDYRVYFSPAAVSDLLDMFSWGALSYKAWKEGGCALRGLVEGKDTLSPHFTLRENFRLALLPRFNSLGELPPMKLTVIEAGKLRELLVSSRTAKEYGAACNFAEPGGWFGEHLRSAELETGDLPEAEALNRLGTGLFIGNLHYLNWSDVQTARITGMTRYACFWVVDGEIVAPIRDLRFDDSLYRLFGTNLESLTAESHVRRSVDTYHRRALGGNRAPGALVSACRFTL; this is encoded by the coding sequence GTGAGCTTCGCCGAGCAGATTCGCCCTTATTTCCGGCAATTGGCGGATGCTGGATTTGCTGAATTGAAGTCAGGGGAAGACCTGAACCTGCAGCTGATAGGCGAAGATCAAACGTACCTGCGATTCAACGACGCGAGGGTCCGTCAGGCAACCGGCGTTCGGCAAGCCAACCTTTCTGTGAATTTTCAAGCGTGCTCCCGTAAGCTGAGCTTTGCCTTCGACCTCACCGGACATCTTGACCAGGATTCAGCCATCCTAGACAGCCTGCTGCGACGGGCAAGGAAAGAATCCCAGGTGCTGCCGGAAGACCCATATGTGGTGTCAATGCAAGATCACGGAACCAGCGAGGAAGTCCACCTAGGACGCCTGCCGGACCCTGAGAGCGTCGCCGAATTTGTCGCCCGATACAGTGGGGGCACTGGGTTCACCGGGCTTTTCGCATCGGGCCCACAATTCAGGGCCGTCTGCAATTCTTCTGGAATGGATCATTGGTTTTCCAGTGAATCCTTCTTTCTGGATTATTCGCTGTTCACGCGCAATGATTCGGGCGAAGACAAAGCCGTCAAGAACAGTGTCTCTGCGGTTGAGTGGAATCAGGAGCAGGTCTTAAGCGGTATCGATGCAGACAAGGAACGACTGCAATCACTGGAACGCCCCACCCATGCGCTTGCCCCGGGAGACTATCGCGTTTACTTTTCGCCCGCCGCTGTCTCGGATCTGCTCGATATGTTCTCGTGGGGCGCCTTGAGCTACAAGGCATGGAAGGAGGGCGGTTGCGCGCTGAGAGGCCTGGTTGAAGGGAAAGACACATTGTCACCGCATTTCACCCTCCGGGAAAACTTCCGGCTCGCTTTGCTGCCGCGTTTCAACAGTCTCGGCGAACTGCCGCCGATGAAGTTGACGGTCATCGAGGCCGGGAAATTGAGGGAACTGCTGGTCAGCTCGCGCACTGCGAAAGAATATGGCGCGGCGTGCAATTTTGCCGAACCCGGCGGCTGGTTTGGCGAACATCTGCGTTCAGCAGAACTGGAAACGGGCGATCTGCCCGAAGCCGAGGCTCTAAATCGCCTTGGAACGGGGCTTTTCATCGGCAACCTGCATTACCTCAACTGGAGCGATGTGCAGACAGCGCGCATCACCGGCATGACGCGCTATGCCTGCTTCTGGGTAGTGGATGGCGAGATCGTGGCTCCCATTCGCGACCTGCGTTTCGACGACTCCCTGTACCGCCTGTTCGGGACCAACCTGGAATCCCTCACGGCCGAAAGCCATGTGCGCCGGTCTGTTGATACCTACCACCGGAGGGCCTTGGGCGGCAACCGGGCGCCAGGAGCATTGGTTTCGGCATGTCGTTTTACTCTGTAG
- a CDS encoding TldD/PmbA family protein: MTTTLQFRPQCSDFDAYTALKLVQGEADWVGLRFVEELTHRRTVRNARPENNSVGLERGVMLEAMVEGAIGYAATSDLSRQGMIEAVQRAVRLARLCAKHCQFRVSWQERPASRGRYISPRRLGLDSLSLAELTDQLVRACRILKVSDQIVSTSADATLVECTSRYVTSSGTDIDQQWLLVAQHFSATAQNGSEIQQRSMNGPVARCRQAGLEFFDFSAIHSECERVGREAVELLDAENCPNENLDLILAPDQMLLQIHESIGHPLELDRILGDERNYAGWSFVKPEDFGKLRYGSPLLNVTFDPTVEGEFASYAFDDCGNPAKREYLIKDGVLLRGLGSLESQARLRLPGVASFRASSWNRAPIDRMANINVEAGGSSLEDMISSIEKGVYMQANISWSIDDYRNKFQFGCEYARMIEHGRLTRVLKNPNYRGMTVPFWNSLAAVGNHDTWEVYGSRFCGKGEPSQIIRVGHAAPPCLFRKVDVFGGSQ, encoded by the coding sequence GTGACCACCACACTCCAGTTTCGCCCTCAGTGTTCGGATTTCGACGCCTACACCGCGCTGAAGCTTGTTCAGGGGGAAGCGGATTGGGTCGGGCTGCGATTCGTTGAGGAGCTGACTCACCGCCGCACTGTCCGTAATGCCAGACCCGAGAATAATTCTGTTGGCTTGGAACGCGGCGTGATGTTGGAAGCAATGGTGGAAGGGGCCATCGGGTACGCGGCAACCAGCGATCTTTCGCGCCAGGGGATGATCGAAGCCGTCCAGCGCGCCGTGCGGTTGGCGCGGCTCTGCGCCAAGCACTGTCAGTTCCGCGTCTCCTGGCAGGAACGGCCCGCCAGCCGGGGGCGGTATATCAGTCCGAGACGGCTGGGGCTGGACAGCCTGTCCCTGGCCGAATTGACCGATCAGCTGGTGCGAGCCTGTCGAATCCTAAAGGTCTCCGATCAGATCGTTAGCACCTCTGCCGATGCAACCCTGGTGGAATGTACTTCGCGCTATGTGACGAGCAGCGGGACTGACATCGACCAGCAGTGGTTGCTGGTTGCACAGCATTTTTCCGCAACGGCGCAAAATGGAAGCGAAATCCAACAACGCTCCATGAATGGCCCCGTCGCACGGTGCCGGCAGGCCGGTTTGGAGTTTTTTGACTTTTCCGCCATTCATTCGGAGTGTGAACGGGTAGGGCGGGAGGCGGTTGAACTCCTGGACGCGGAGAACTGCCCCAATGAGAATCTTGACCTGATTCTGGCGCCGGACCAGATGTTGCTGCAGATTCATGAGTCCATAGGCCATCCGCTGGAGTTGGATCGCATTCTGGGCGACGAGCGCAACTACGCCGGCTGGAGCTTCGTCAAGCCTGAGGATTTTGGCAAGCTACGCTACGGCTCGCCTCTGCTCAATGTTACCTTTGATCCGACCGTCGAAGGAGAATTTGCCTCCTATGCCTTCGACGACTGCGGCAATCCTGCGAAACGGGAATATCTCATCAAGGATGGAGTCCTGTTGCGAGGGCTCGGCAGCCTCGAAAGCCAGGCACGGCTTCGCTTACCAGGCGTCGCCAGCTTCCGCGCCTCAAGCTGGAACCGCGCCCCGATCGACCGGATGGCCAACATCAATGTGGAGGCGGGCGGCAGCAGCCTGGAGGACATGATTTCAAGCATTGAAAAAGGGGTCTACATGCAGGCCAATATATCCTGGTCCATCGATGACTACCGCAACAAGTTCCAGTTCGGCTGCGAGTACGCGCGTATGATCGAACATGGGCGTCTGACCCGGGTTTTGAAAAATCCGAATTACCGCGGAATGACCGTGCCATTCTGGAATTCATTGGCCGCAGTAGGAAACCACGATACCTGGGAAGTCTACGGTTCGCGCTTTTGCGGTAAGGGTGAACCGAGTCAGATCATACGGGTCGGCCATGCCGCTCCGCCGTGCCTGTTCAGGAAAGTCGACGTATTTGGTGGTAGTCAGTGA
- the wecB gene encoding non-hydrolyzing UDP-N-acetylglucosamine 2-epimerase translates to MKKILLVAGARPNFMKIAPVIRELRNHPDRFQFRLVHTGQHYDKDMSEVFFEELEIPRPDHYLEVGSGSHAEQTGKIMLRFEKVCESEGPDLVIVVGDINSTLACAIVAKKQNVLLAHVEAGLRSRDLAMPEEINRMVTDAISDLFFVTERSGVENLRAEGKAAENIFFVGHVMVDNLFHQLERLQSEPVLAAESAELKRRFPRYGVVTLHRPSNVDDAGTLSRLAAALADVSRHLPLIFPIHPRTHASLERHGIRLPTTVEMIKPLGYLGFLDLFRDARFVLTDSGGIQEETTALGVPCLTLRENTERPITVEEGTNTLVGTDPGRILDETVKILQGHGKTGRRPELWDGRAAQRIVGILGEKLGDC, encoded by the coding sequence ATGAAAAAGATCCTTCTGGTGGCCGGCGCTCGGCCCAACTTCATGAAGATCGCCCCGGTCATCCGGGAACTTCGGAATCACCCGGATAGGTTCCAGTTCCGCCTCGTGCACACGGGGCAGCACTATGACAAGGACATGTCCGAGGTGTTCTTCGAAGAGTTGGAGATTCCCCGGCCCGATCATTACCTGGAGGTGGGGAGTGGTTCCCACGCCGAGCAGACCGGCAAGATCATGCTGCGATTCGAAAAGGTTTGCGAAAGCGAGGGCCCGGATCTGGTGATCGTGGTCGGCGACATCAATTCCACGCTGGCCTGCGCCATCGTCGCCAAGAAGCAGAACGTCCTTCTGGCGCACGTGGAGGCCGGCCTACGCAGCCGGGATCTCGCCATGCCCGAGGAAATCAACCGCATGGTGACCGACGCCATCAGCGACTTGTTTTTCGTGACCGAGCGCAGCGGCGTCGAAAATCTGCGCGCGGAAGGCAAGGCGGCGGAGAACATATTTTTCGTCGGTCACGTGATGGTCGACAACCTGTTCCACCAGCTGGAACGTCTGCAAAGCGAGCCCGTCCTGGCCGCCGAAAGCGCTGAACTCAAACGGCGCTTTCCCCGCTATGGCGTCGTTACCCTGCATCGTCCCTCCAACGTCGATGATGCCGGAACCTTGTCACGCCTGGCCGCGGCCCTGGCCGACGTCTCCCGGCACCTGCCGCTGATCTTTCCCATACACCCAAGGACGCACGCCAGCCTGGAACGCCACGGAATCCGCCTGCCAACTACCGTCGAAATGATCAAGCCACTCGGCTATTTGGGTTTTCTGGATCTTTTTAGGGACGCACGGTTCGTGCTGACCGATAGCGGGGGGATACAGGAGGAAACCACGGCGCTGGGCGTGCCGTGCCTGACCTTGCGCGAGAATACGGAGCGGCCGATCACGGTGGAGGAGGGGACCAATACCCTGGTCGGAACCGACCCCGGACGCATCCTGGATGAAACGGTGAAAATACTGCAGGGCCATGGGAAGACCGGCCGCAGGCCGGAACTCTGGGACGGACGCGCGGCGCAGCGCATCGTCGGCATCCTCGGCGAGAAGCTGGGTGATTGCTGA
- the ureG gene encoding urease accessory protein UreG, translating to MSSRRNVLRVGVGGPVGSGKTALVDALCKCMRETYQIAVVTNDIYTKEDQQFLIRSQALEEERILGVETGGCPHTAIREDASMNLAAVEDLCERFTDLDFVLVESGGDNLSATFSPELADLTIYVIDVSAGDKIPRKGGPGITRSDLLVINKIDLAPHVGASLDVMDRDARKMRGERPFIFSNLKTGQGLAEITSFIEVAGMLKPEAARASA from the coding sequence ATGAGTTCGCGTCGCAATGTGCTTAGGGTAGGGGTCGGCGGCCCCGTGGGTTCGGGCAAGACCGCGCTAGTGGACGCGCTGTGCAAATGCATGCGCGAGACCTACCAGATCGCCGTGGTCACCAACGACATCTACACCAAGGAAGACCAGCAGTTCCTCATCCGCAGCCAGGCCCTGGAGGAAGAACGCATCCTGGGCGTGGAGACCGGCGGTTGCCCGCACACCGCCATCCGCGAGGACGCCTCCATGAATTTGGCGGCGGTGGAAGACCTGTGCGAGCGCTTCACGGACCTGGATTTCGTGCTGGTAGAAAGCGGCGGCGACAACCTCAGCGCCACCTTCAGCCCGGAACTGGCGGATTTGACCATCTACGTCATCGATGTGTCCGCCGGCGACAAGATCCCGCGCAAAGGCGGCCCCGGCATCACCCGCTCGGACCTCCTGGTCATCAACAAAATCGATCTGGCGCCCCATGTGGGTGCTTCCCTGGATGTGATGGACCGCGACGCGCGCAAGATGCGCGGCGAGCGCCCTTTCATCTTCTCCAATCTGAAGACCGGCCAGGGCCTCGCCGAGATTACGAGTTTCATCGAGGTAGCCGGCATGCTCAAACCGGAAGCCGCGCGCGCCTCAGCCTGA
- a CDS encoding urease accessory protein UreF gives MDLALLRLMQLASPALPIGMYSYSQGLEMAVEDGYLRDETAVRTWLAGLLQGAIAHTDLPMLARLYDAFAAQDPEEALRWSQMLLAFRETSELRQEDQLTGQALARVLTGLGLDEARPWLRHPGATLAALFALAGVAWNIAKPDLLGGYAWGWLENQVLCAIKLVPLGQASGQRVLANLSGLIPAAADLALTLDDDDLGASSPALALLSSRHEVQYSRLFRS, from the coding sequence GTGGACCTGGCCCTGCTCCGCCTCATGCAACTGGCCAGTCCGGCCCTGCCCATCGGCATGTACAGTTACTCCCAAGGCCTGGAAATGGCCGTGGAGGATGGCTATCTGCGCGATGAGACGGCGGTGAGGACCTGGCTCGCGGGCCTCTTGCAGGGCGCGATTGCCCACACCGACCTGCCTATGCTGGCAAGACTTTATGATGCCTTTGCCGCGCAGGATCCTGAGGAAGCCCTGCGTTGGAGCCAGATGCTGCTGGCCTTTCGCGAGACTTCGGAACTGCGCCAGGAGGACCAGCTTACCGGCCAGGCCCTCGCTCGCGTACTGACAGGCTTGGGGCTCGATGAAGCCAGGCCATGGCTGCGTCACCCCGGTGCGACCCTCGCCGCACTGTTTGCCCTGGCGGGCGTTGCCTGGAACATCGCCAAACCGGATCTGCTCGGGGGCTACGCCTGGGGCTGGCTGGAAAATCAGGTGCTGTGCGCCATCAAGCTGGTGCCCCTAGGACAGGCCAGCGGACAGCGGGTGCTGGCGAATCTGAGTGGACTCATTCCGGCCGCCGCGGACTTGGCGCTGACGCTGGATGATGATGATCTTGGCGCTTCCTCCCCAGCCTTGGCCTTGCTCAGCAGCCGCCACGAAGTCCAGTATTCCCGGTTGTTTCGATCCTGA
- the ureE gene encoding urease accessory protein UreE, with the protein MLELTERAPEGAQANAILTLTFDQRQRSRLRAALDSGADAGVLLPRGSVLRDGDLLQGEGGVVVRIKAAAEVTSVVRTEDPLLFARACYHLGNRHVPLQIGEGELRYLHDHVLDDMLRGMGLAVVRESAPFEPEPGAYASGGATHHHGH; encoded by the coding sequence ATGCTCGAACTGACCGAACGTGCGCCCGAGGGCGCCCAGGCGAACGCCATTCTCACCCTGACCTTCGACCAACGACAAAGGAGCCGGCTGCGCGCCGCGCTCGATAGTGGCGCCGATGCAGGCGTCCTGCTGCCGCGCGGCAGCGTCCTGCGCGATGGCGACCTATTGCAAGGGGAGGGCGGCGTGGTGGTGCGCATTAAAGCCGCGGCGGAAGTCACCTCCGTGGTGCGTACCGAAGACCCGTTGTTGTTCGCCCGCGCCTGCTATCACCTGGGTAACCGGCATGTGCCCCTGCAGATCGGCGAAGGCGAACTGCGCTATCTGCACGACCATGTGCTGGACGACATGCTGCGCGGCATGGGGCTGGCGGTTGTGCGCGAGAGCGCACCGTTCGAGCCAGAGCCCGGCGCTTACGCGTCCGGCGGGGCTACTCACCACCACGGGCACTGA
- the ureC gene encoding urease subunit alpha: MSRITRRAYAEMFGPTTGDRVRLGDTALIIEVEEDRTVYGDEVKFGGGKVIRDGMGQSQITNAAGAVDAVITNALILDHWGIVKADVGIVHGRIAAIGKAGNPDTQAGVDIIIGPGTEVIAGEGQILTAGGIDSHIHFICPQQVEDALMSGVTTMIGGGTGPATGTNATTCTPGPWNLHRMLQAADDLPMNIGFLGKGNASLPEALKEQLEAGAIGLKLHEDWGTTPAAIDCCLSVADEYDVQVAIHTDTLNESGFVEDTFAAFKGRAIHTYHTEGAGGGHAPDIIKACGEANVLPSSTNPTRPFTVNTVDEHLDMLMVCHHLDPSIPEDVAFAESRIRRETIAAEDILHDLGAFSMISSDSQAMGRVGEVITRTWQTAHKMRLQRGSLSGDNGRNDNYRAKRYIAKYTINPAITHGIAHEVGSVEPGKLADLVLWDPAFFGAKPSLIIKGGMIAAAPMGDPNASIPTPQPVHYRPMFGALGGARHATALSFISKAAAAAGVPAHLGLRKGIGVVANTRAIRKADLIHNAYQPRIEVDAQTYQVRADGELLVCEPATELPLAQRYFLF, encoded by the coding sequence ATGAGCCGCATCACACGCAGGGCCTATGCCGAGATGTTCGGCCCCACCACGGGCGATCGCGTTCGCCTGGGGGACACGGCGCTGATCATCGAGGTGGAGGAGGACCGCACGGTCTACGGGGACGAGGTCAAGTTCGGCGGCGGCAAGGTGATCCGCGACGGCATGGGCCAAAGCCAGATCACCAATGCCGCCGGCGCGGTGGACGCGGTCATCACCAACGCCCTGATCCTCGATCACTGGGGCATCGTAAAGGCGGACGTGGGCATCGTCCACGGACGCATCGCCGCCATCGGCAAGGCCGGCAACCCGGACACCCAGGCGGGCGTGGACATCATCATCGGTCCCGGCACCGAAGTCATCGCCGGGGAAGGCCAGATCCTCACGGCGGGCGGCATCGATTCCCACATCCATTTCATCTGCCCACAGCAGGTGGAAGATGCCCTCATGTCCGGCGTCACCACCATGATCGGCGGCGGCACCGGACCTGCCACAGGCACCAACGCCACCACCTGCACGCCGGGGCCCTGGAACCTGCATCGCATGCTGCAAGCGGCCGACGACCTGCCCATGAACATCGGCTTTCTCGGCAAGGGCAACGCCAGCCTGCCTGAAGCCTTGAAGGAGCAGTTGGAGGCGGGCGCCATTGGACTGAAACTGCATGAGGACTGGGGCACCACGCCTGCCGCCATCGATTGCTGCTTGAGCGTGGCCGATGAATACGACGTGCAGGTGGCCATCCACACCGACACCCTCAATGAATCCGGCTTCGTTGAGGATACCTTTGCGGCCTTTAAGGGCAGGGCGATCCACACCTATCACACCGAAGGCGCCGGCGGCGGCCATGCGCCCGACATCATCAAGGCCTGCGGCGAGGCCAATGTGCTGCCCTCGTCCACCAACCCGACGCGGCCCTTCACCGTGAACACAGTGGACGAGCATCTGGACATGCTCATGGTCTGTCACCACCTGGACCCGAGCATTCCCGAGGACGTGGCCTTTGCCGAATCGCGCATTCGAAGAGAGACCATCGCCGCCGAGGATATCCTGCACGACCTGGGGGCGTTCTCCATGATCTCCTCCGACTCACAGGCCATGGGCCGCGTAGGGGAGGTCATCACGCGCACCTGGCAGACGGCTCACAAGATGCGGTTGCAACGCGGCAGCCTCTCCGGCGACAACGGCCGCAACGACAATTACCGCGCCAAGCGTTACATCGCCAAGTACACCATCAACCCGGCGATTACCCACGGAATCGCCCATGAGGTGGGATCGGTGGAACCGGGCAAACTGGCCGATCTGGTGCTGTGGGATCCGGCGTTTTTCGGGGCCAAGCCCAGCTTGATCATCAAGGGCGGGATGATCGCCGCGGCGCCCATGGGCGACCCCAATGCCTCCATCCCGACACCGCAACCGGTGCACTACCGCCCCATGTTCGGCGCACTGGGCGGTGCACGCCATGCCACCGCCCTGAGCTTCATCTCGAAGGCCGCGGCTGCGGCCGGGGTGCCGGCGCACCTGGGTCTGCGCAAGGGCATTGGCGTGGTGGCCAATACCCGCGCCATCCGCAAGGCAGACCTGATCCACAACGCCTATCAGCCCAGGATCGAAGTGGATGCCCAGACCTATCAGGTGCGCGCCGACGGCGAACTGCTGGTGTGCGAGCCGGCCACGGAGTTGCCCCTGGCGCAGCGCTATTTCCTGTTCTGA
- a CDS encoding urease subunit beta has translation MIPGELLVDDGEIALNEDRERVTLQVANTGDRPIQVGSHYHFYETNAALFFDRELTKGYRLDIPAGTAVRFEPGQMRNITLVAFAGQRRMYGFRQKVMGSLEDPA, from the coding sequence ATGATACCCGGCGAATTACTGGTGGACGACGGCGAGATCGCCTTGAACGAGGACAGGGAGCGCGTGACGCTGCAGGTGGCGAATACCGGCGACCGGCCCATCCAGGTGGGCTCTCACTACCATTTCTACGAGACCAATGCGGCCCTGTTCTTCGACCGCGAACTGACCAAGGGCTACCGTCTGGACATTCCGGCGGGCACGGCGGTGCGCTTCGAGCCGGGACAGATGCGCAACATCACCCTGGTGGCCTTTGCCGGGCAACGGCGGATGTACGGCTTCCGCCAGAAGGTCATGGGCAGCCTGGAGGACCCGGCATGA
- the ureA gene encoding urease subunit gamma yields the protein MQLTPREKDKLLLFTAALLAERRKARGLKLNHPEAVAYISAAILEGARDGRTVAELMGYGRTLLTRDDVMEGVPEMIPDVQVEATFPDGTKLVTVHDPIV from the coding sequence ATGCAACTGACACCTAGAGAAAAAGACAAATTGCTGCTGTTCACGGCGGCCCTGCTGGCCGAGCGCCGCAAGGCCCGGGGCCTTAAGCTGAATCACCCCGAGGCGGTCGCCTATATCAGCGCCGCGATCCTGGAGGGCGCGCGCGACGGCCGCACCGTCGCCGAGCTGATGGGCTACGGCCGCACCCTGCTGACCCGGGACGATGTGATGGAAGGCGTGCCTGAAATGATCCCAGATGTGCAGGTGGAAGCCACGTTTCCCGACGGCACCAAGCTGGTGACCGTGCATGATCCCATAGTTTGA
- a CDS encoding urease accessory protein UreD produces MSKSACASPSGVDGAADRTGWEAVLDLRLGLRGGRTVLTERGHRGPLQVQRPFYPEGATAHVYLLHPPGGVVGGDQLSIHAMSEVGSEALLTTPAAGKFYRSEGALARQVITLEVAAGAALEWLPQETLMFDGARLDSRLNIAVEEGARFIGWDLIGFGRPASGDYFNSGAGQFRVAVRQSGRPLLLENFPADAEFLQASWGLRGGNAMATLLATPFDKSRLGEVHALLQDDSDFGATLLDELLVVRAMGSSLLAVRERFEALWTLIRPQVLGQKACPPRIWAT; encoded by the coding sequence TTGTCGAAGTCGGCCTGTGCGTCTCCATCGGGCGTAGACGGAGCCGCCGATCGAACGGGCTGGGAAGCCGTCCTGGATCTGCGCCTCGGCCTCCGGGGCGGGCGCACGGTACTCACGGAGCGCGGGCACCGGGGCCCGCTGCAGGTGCAACGGCCCTTCTATCCGGAAGGGGCGACAGCCCACGTGTACCTCCTGCATCCGCCCGGTGGCGTAGTCGGAGGCGACCAGCTCAGCATCCATGCAATGAGCGAAGTGGGCAGTGAAGCGCTGCTTACCACACCGGCCGCAGGCAAGTTCTATCGCAGCGAAGGCGCCTTGGCGCGACAGGTGATCACGCTCGAGGTCGCCGCGGGCGCCGCGCTGGAATGGCTGCCGCAGGAGACGCTGATGTTCGATGGGGCACGCCTGGACAGCCGGCTGAATATCGCCGTCGAAGAGGGTGCGCGCTTCATCGGCTGGGACCTGATCGGCTTCGGACGTCCCGCGTCGGGCGATTATTTCAACAGTGGGGCAGGGCAGTTCCGAGTGGCAGTGCGTCAATCAGGCCGACCCCTGCTGCTGGAAAACTTTCCTGCGGATGCGGAGTTCCTCCAGGCCTCCTGGGGGCTTCGCGGCGGAAACGCCATGGCCACGCTGTTGGCGACGCCCTTCGACAAATCGCGCCTGGGCGAGGTGCACGCGCTGCTGCAGGATGATTCCGATTTTGGCGCCACCTTGCTGGACGAGCTGCTGGTGGTGCGGGCCATGGGCTCCAGCCTGCTGGCGGTGCGTGAAAGGTTCGAAGCGCTGTGGACCCTGATAAGGCCGCAGGTGCTAGGCCAGAAAGCCTGTCCGCCGCGCATTTGGGCCACCTGA
- a CDS encoding HupE/UreJ family protein, with translation MKARNMIQAVAVLALSGLAAPVWAHTGHGAGHGWLAGMMHPLGGLDHVLVMLGVGFWAGRLSGTARGGLPLAFLLMMALGAGLGFAGIEVPGAEGLIALSLPAIGLFCLAGVRAARWPAALATAGFALVHGLVHAQEMPVDIGAASYVSGFLLSTAALLALGSCLARVLVARKSRPRFSAIQAAG, from the coding sequence ATGAAGGCAAGGAACATGATTCAGGCAGTTGCGGTTTTGGCGTTGAGCGGGCTGGCGGCTCCGGTGTGGGCGCATACTGGTCATGGTGCTGGTCATGGCTGGTTGGCCGGGATGATGCACCCTCTGGGCGGGCTCGATCACGTGCTGGTCATGCTGGGCGTCGGCTTCTGGGCGGGCCGCTTGAGCGGGACGGCACGCGGCGGCCTGCCGCTGGCATTCCTGCTCATGATGGCCCTCGGCGCGGGCCTTGGGTTTGCCGGGATCGAGGTGCCCGGGGCCGAAGGGCTGATCGCTCTTTCGCTGCCCGCCATCGGTTTGTTCTGCCTGGCGGGGGTACGGGCCGCCCGCTGGCCCGCCGCGCTGGCCACCGCGGGCTTCGCCTTGGTTCACGGGCTGGTCCATGCCCAGGAGATGCCGGTCGACATCGGCGCGGCCAGCTATGTGAGCGGTTTCCTGCTCAGCACGGCGGCGCTACTGGCGCTGGGTTCCTGCCTGGCGCGGGTTCTCGTGGCCCGCAAGTCGCGTCCGCGGTTCAGCGCGATCCAGGCAGCCGGTTAG
- the urtE gene encoding urea ABC transporter ATP-binding subunit UrtE, producing the protein MLNINAINQFYGESHILWDLDMGITEGSVTCLMGRNGVGKTTLLKCVMGLLPVVSGRMEFAGQDIARIPAERRASLGIGYVPQGREIFPLLTVEENLRIGLPARADKAREIPEAIFEIFPVLKSMLRRRGGDLSGGQQQQLAIGRALVTDPKLLILDEPTEGIQPNIVHEIGDVILRLNREIGLTVLLVEQKLPFARRIADRFCIMEKGRAVAAGAMPELGEDLVQRYLSV; encoded by the coding sequence ATGCTGAACATCAATGCGATCAACCAATTCTACGGCGAGAGCCATATCCTGTGGGACCTGGACATGGGGATCACGGAAGGTTCCGTGACCTGTTTGATGGGGCGCAACGGCGTGGGCAAGACCACCCTGCTCAAGTGCGTGATGGGGCTGTTGCCGGTGGTCTCGGGGCGCATGGAGTTCGCCGGCCAGGATATCGCGCGCATCCCGGCGGAACGCCGGGCCAGCCTGGGGATAGGCTATGTGCCACAGGGCCGGGAGATCTTCCCGCTGCTGACCGTGGAGGAGAACCTGCGCATCGGTTTGCCGGCGCGCGCCGACAAGGCCAGGGAGATTCCGGAAGCCATCTTCGAGATTTTTCCGGTGCTGAAGAGCATGCTGCGCCGCCGTGGCGGTGACCTCTCCGGGGGGCAGCAGCAGCAACTGGCCATCGGCCGCGCCCTGGTCACCGATCCCAAGCTGCTGATCCTGGACGAGCCCACCGAGGGTATCCAGCCCAACATCGTCCACGAAATCGGCGACGTTATCCTGAGGCTGAACCGCGAGATCGGCCTGACGGTCCTGCTGGTGGAGCAGAAGCTGCCTTTTGCCAGGCGCATTGCCGACCGATTCTGTATCATGGAGAAGGGGCGCGCGGTCGCCGCCGGAGCCATGCCGGAACTCGGCGAGGATCTGGTGCAACGCTATCTCTCGGTTTAA